A window of Cyclopterus lumpus isolate fCycLum1 chromosome 10, fCycLum1.pri, whole genome shotgun sequence genomic DNA:
GAtaacatactgtatttatttttgtttttttgttatcagAAATGTTTTGCTGTTAATCTGGATCCTCTAAGACACAAGCTGAATTAGGGGCAGTACACCTGAGTGTCAACTCCAAATACAAACAATGTCATAAAGATGCAGAACATGCATGGCTCCAAATTGAATGATGGGGGAAGAAATCGATAGTAGAAGTAATGCGGAAATGTTTGGTTTGTGAGGTCTATTATGGGGGCGAAGCCTCATGCAACATTTAGCACAAATAATATACAATGCAAGAAATGTCTTAGTCAAAGTATGAATCCCTGTTTTTCTGGGGGGGTTTTTAATGCTCAAATTAACAGAACAGTCCGAGgcgaagaaaacaaatgtgtttccGGCCGCCGTATTTGGACAGAGAGCActtcttccttttgtttcctttgatGAAGTTGTCTGATTATGTTGCATCCAACAAGTCAATTTAACACTTGCCTTAAAACTGATCAATAAGGCACGTCCGAGAAATCCGCCTCACTTCGAGATGACGGCCAGTGTGATGTGTGCAGCACTCGGTATAGGTCAGTAGTGTACAGGTGCATTCAGGCACTCTCTGCGTCgctgtgttgtatttatttggTCAACAGTCACTGGTAAAGTGAACTGGAccattgagagagaaaaaaagaacactaCACTGTGTAAATAATGGAAGCtgggcgcgcacacacacacacacactactgtttgttattgttatcagtttgaatgttttttaaatcactggGTGTTGCAGAGAAATAGACATGATGTTTGCCAGTTGTCcttcatgtgttgtgtgaagttaAATGTCTCGGTTGTACTGTAAACTTGGATTGTGCCCCAGTTTCTCACCAGTATTTACCACTCTGCTGGCCTTTTCTCGGTGACGCACCCTAATTCAGACTTTACCGGTTGACGACGAGTGCCTGAACGCACCGCGAGTCTTGGTGTCTGCCAGGCCGGAGGTAACGGCAAAACTTTTGACTACTCTTAATTCTTCAAGAATTGTTCTgctatttttttattcacttttttaattttttcagtCTCTGTTTTTGTTATTCTTGTCCCATTTGGTTGTTTTCATGAATATTCTACATGTAATCCATCGCagatattttcttttgattaaCTTATTGGAGGTAACGGTCCCAGAAACAAGTGTTAACGCCATCTTCATGTGACGCCTCTTTGCAGCACCTTTTTAAACGGTGGTCCAAAATAGAGCAGGTCCCAAACTGGTTTATGACTGGTCCAGAAAGCcacatgcttttatttgatCTGGTGTACATACTAAGTGACTGTGGTGATTCTGAGAACCTGTTAAAACCATCGTCTTTCCTGATGCGTTACAGAACTGTTACGGTTCTTGCGACAgcagtacatgtgtgtttttaatcggTAACCATGATGTATGAGGTGCTAGACCTATCAATTAGTAGGTTTCGGTTGCCCAGTTTTCACTGTATATATACGTTTCAATCATTCGCAGATTTTATTGTGTACATACCTATAAATATCAAATGTGATAGCTGTTGTTCATACTGTGTAGGGAATGGTTATCGTTCCACAGCCTCTTCAGCAAAAGCAGTTATGTTGTGCTTTACCTTCATAGCACTGCAGAGTCAGGAGCTGAcgtattttattgtttgttatataaatatatattattattattattattattttaaaggtgTTTAAGGGCATGCCAGTTCTCTCTGAATGTTTCTTTGCCTTCCATTCACctctcatttgtgtttttttttttacctgtttgACGTCCCTTTTCaagcttgttttttgtttttattctttttttgttttatatcgTGTTCCATGCttttataataacaaatatgtaactccttttttttttttttctattaaaacaTGATCACAATTGGTATTGTCTATTCCCTTTTGTCCAACAGAATTGCGTCACATAAAGTGCTCATCGAGAGAAGCACGGGCGGAGGAAACATTcagatattttaataattaaactaCTACCTAGCTAGTTCCTCCTTTTTATATGAGCTTTCTCTAAATGACCCACGTGTCTGAAAATACAAGGAAGTATCTTCACAACATGTATGAATGAACTATGAGGGAGAGTTTCTGCCCTTTTACTGTAATGGAAATGTTATATTCTTAGctgtattttatatttggaTTTAAGGGAAGTGGCTTACAAACGTATATATGAAAACTATCTCCTACAGTGGGATTGTGAAGCAATTGGCGGGGGTTGTGAAGCAATTGGCACCCATCTGCTCGCCCCTGTACCTGGTGTCAAGTGTTCATTTACTTGTAGGTCATAAATTAGGGGCAGGATGCTGACCCTTTGGTTTTCTACAGTGTGAAACCACAAGTCCCtttgcaaccccccacccatcTTTCCTCTCTTATATGCCTCTGTGAATTGTCACTCTTCAGTTTGTCCTCACGCAGTCtcacagtgaagaaaaaaaatgattttataGACGTTCTGTTTCTTCAATATTCGTTATTTCAGCTTTAATAGACTCAACGTCGGGTAAGGTCACATTTCAGTGGTTTCCAAAGATGGCTTCTCAGATGGCTCCGTGTCACAAACCGTGTGGCGAGACTTCAGCACAGTACTTGAGAAAATGCTCTTAAAACTCTCCACCGCTGTTGTTGACTTACTATCGTGTAATATTGACTTGAGTCATAATTCTAAACTTGAAGCGTAAATCTCACATTTtgacacagtgagagaaaaTTGTCAACTGTATTGTCAATCGATCAATACTTTAAATGTCATCAATCAAAATGGGGAAAATAGTTCCTTCGTCCAGCTTCTCACATGAGAGTTTGTTGCTTCTCTCGAACGTGATTTTTTTTCGTTGtgtttttggacagttggtaCATGAATAAAACCAAAGATAGCATAACCAACAGATTCATTGATAATGGAAATAATTGTAAAGGTAcagactgtttgttttttaaatatgacaCAGGCCAACACTTTTCACAATTGGTATACTCGGTCATCATCTTTCCAACACGCCCATCATGAACTTCAGTGGATGTTTGGGGTTCCAACCAGATGGCATTGGTGGTAAACCTTTATGAAGATGATTCTCTCTGAAATTCACAACTGCACAACTAAGGCGCAAAGAGCTCTAATAAAGAGCGCTGGGAGTATTGTGTTCGGTGGAGCTTGACAGCAGACCCGTCCAGCCATTGTAGCCACGAGCAGCAGATATGAGCTACGAGATATTGTTTTCATCTGGGTCGGAATCAGGTCAAATTAAAGAGCGAGGCCACTTTGGCCTAATAGATTCTCTAGAAATAATAGTGGAAAGTATGAACAGAAAAATGGACGTAtgacgttaaaaaaaaggagcgaGGTTACACAATAGCTTGTAAACGCTCTTGGTTTTCTTTATTACTCCACAAACAGTACATATATTATACTAATCCAGTTTGCTTCATTAACAATTAACAGACAATACATCTTTAGGTCCACTaagatatgttttctttttcttttttttctttttttaccattgAGCAGAACACGTGTTATTGCAGCAGTTGGACAACTTCCTTTTTCGTTATGGGACACGTCAGCATGCAGTTTTCCGGGCATTTGCCTCTGAGCACGCTTCTCCCGCTGATGAGTATTATTGGGAAGATGGAGTGAACCTTGATGATGTCTGGCACAGAGTCAAATATCTGAGGAGAAATCAGATGTGAGCTTTCACTAAATCTAATTGTTGAACCGTCTTTCTGAGACATTTTGTCCACTCACATCATTGGATCTCTGTCCCTTTCCCAGGGAGAACTTGCCGGAGCTCTCGACGAACCGGATCTTGATATTGTAAACCTTCTTCTTGTGATACACGGCCAACACCAAGGGCTCCctgttggtgttggtggagcAGTCTCGCACCAAAAAGGCTCCGTCCTAAAGGGGTTGATGTGAGAAACAAAAGCAGATTTTAGCAGATTTTTCTTGTCTCATTTCATATTAGAGGAGATACTGAATTATCTTCCATTATTTTACAATGAGCCTCCTGTAACATGAACTCTTGTAACCTGTCTGTTTGgggctgtgtttgttttttgttttgtcttgctttcatatttgttttattatcggCGTTCTTGTGGAAAATAAGAACATTCAATAAGCGTATTGTTGAAGCAAATAGGAGACGCAGTACCTTGTTCACCAGATGTAAGACGTGCTCAGCATCGGCTCGAGAACAAGCCCCCACATACCACTCTTCTTCACTGTAGGTCTGCCAAACACAAGTACTCAGATCTTTTACTACGGGTAGtttaacataaaacaacatCATTTTAACAATCTAAATCTGCAAAGCAAAATCAGCTTCAAATTACTGAAGCTGTTAAATAAGTTCAGtgtagtaaaaaataaatttgtcTTCAAAATGTAGTGGAGTTGATGTATAACGTATCATAAAAtacaaagtacaagtacctcaaaagtGTTCCATAAGTGCTTgagtaaatatatttagttaATTTCTACCACTGAACACTTCAGAGTTCAATGAGTAGCATAATATTGTGTTACTGTATTAAATAGCAGCGAGTATACCTGTTGAGGTTTTCCCATTGGAACAAAGTCATGTTGGTCAAAGTCTTCTTTAGTTTGAGGCCACTCGTGGTGATGACGTTTTGATCGCACCCTTTCTTTAAGTAGACGTTAGTGTTCACTCATTTCGTTAATAACTGTATAATGATACTAAGGATCTATATCATTACTTACCTAGACTTTGTTGTGTCCtaaatacagaaagaaagagcaaaTCAAACATGACATAACACAACACAATTGTCCTGAAACGCCTGAGAGATGAAACACAAACCTTGTTTCTCTAAAATTAGTTTCCAGAGAATGTTTGAGATTGGTATGAAGGGATGAAACACTTTCAGCACGCTGTAGAcctaaaaacacattcaacatgtttaCCACTGTCAAGACCTTTTCAACCAAAACAATATTACATTCACACTTATTTAGCTCTTACCGTTGGCAAGTGAACCGAATTCAGTCTAGTAGAAGTATTAGAAAGACAATTAgattacaaaattaaataaattaaaaaaaggagttaAAGAGTTTTTTCTAGTCAGGTTACAAGTGTAATTgtgtagaataaaataaaataaatacaatttaaatgaaaatagcATGACAGAAAGCGCTGAAATCTGACACTTTACTTACTTTTTTAGTTGCTCTCTGTccactgaaatgaaaaaaaagcattattctctgtattattattaaatatgacatcaCAATATGCTCGATCAATGAAAGCCtcaagtttattttgtgtgattATGTTTCCAACCAGCAGATGGCGGCACTGTCCCACTGTGCAAACTGTAAACTCAGCCGGCTTCCTTTCACTTTCCGCCATtcacagagaggaaagaggtcacagaggtcaaagTCAACTAAATAAAACCAGTTCTCACTCTCTCCAGCAGGTTTCGCGTATAGTCAGCCCAGACAAGTGCTTCTCTATCTCTgttggagatgatggagatcgCCTGGAAGTACACAAACTTTAGCTGCAAGTCcatgcacatttaaacatttatttaacatctCATTTAAACCCAACAATGAATGATTTGAAGAGCAGTTGAGCAAATTACCTGTGAGAGCGCTGTGATattagaaagagagaaaaatcaTCACCTATTTTATGAGTGGCCATCAACAGTGTTTATTGACACAGAAACTGACTCAACAATAAGTACTGCATGTATGGTGAGGTGCTTACCTGCTCACCTGGCAGCACAGGTGAAAACCTCTTTTCTGCAAGAGCAACATGTGAACATATGAGATGATTCTGAGGCCAGAGGCAATGAAAGTAAAGATAATTTAGTTGTCTTACCAAATCTGATTTTTCTTCTGCCTGGCTTCAGGTCTCTGTTTATTGCAGGTCCGGTGGCTAAAAACCATGCCAGGCAGACATAAATAATGTTCAGTGTACAAGTACTTAAGGAGTGCTATGAAGTACACTTTTGAGGTTCTGTTACTCAatctcagagggaaatgtgACACTTTTAAGTAAACTGCAAGGCCTATTGTTTACTTTAAACTGAAACATGTAACGCCACAACTGACATGAAAGCCATCAGCTGAAGTATCACATCAGCAT
This region includes:
- the LOC117737403 gene encoding cytokine-dependent hematopoietic cell linker; the encoded protein is MDRNRAGRNRNERRGNFNNVEEPEYDVVDDQEQVVHVRILPARSINDEREYADRDLPRSSSAQSLSLGTDKVNILPREIPLASATGPAINRDLKPGRRKIRFEKRFSPVLPGEQRSHRRSPSSPTEIEKHLSGLTIRETCWRDGQRATKKTEFGSLANGLQRAESVSSLHTNLKHSLETNFRETRTQQSLERVRSKRHHHEWPQTKEDFDQHDFVPMGKPQQTYSEEEWYVGACSRADAEHVLHLVNKDGAFLVRDCSTNTNREPLVLAVYHKKKVYNIKIRFVESSGKFSLGKGQRSNDIFDSVPDIIKVHSIFPIILISGRSVLRGKCPENCMLTCPITKKEVVQLLQ